The following proteins are co-located in the Ficedula albicollis isolate OC2 chromosome 27, FicAlb1.5, whole genome shotgun sequence genome:
- the SDR39U1 gene encoding epimerase family protein SDR39U1 — MRVVVGGGTGFVGRALTQLLQSRGHQVTHVSRRGGKDRISWEELSRSGLPLCDAVVNLAGENVLNPFRRWSDAFCREVISSRVETTKTLARAIAAAEQPPRAWVLVTGVGYYRPSPTAEYTEDSPGGDFDFFSRLVSSWEAAAVIPGSPARGVVVRSGVVLGRDGGAISQMLLPFRLGLGGPMGSGLQPFPWIHIQDLSGILCHALEKDSVRGILNGVAPSSAGTCNGSFARELGAALGRPALLPVPAWAVRAAFGPERALLLLEGQRVLPQRTLQSGYRFLFPELPAALRNIVA; from the exons ATGCGGGTGGTGGTGG gtgGTGGGACAGGCTTCGTGGGCAGAGCCCTgacccagctgctgcagagccgAGGGCACCAAGTGACCCATGTGTCGCGACGAGGGGGCAAGGATCGGATCAGCTGG GAAGAGCTGTCCCGCTCTGGGCTGCCCCTGTGCGATGCTGTGGTCAACTTGGCTGGTGAAAATGTCCTCAACCCTTTCCGCAG ATGGAGTGATGCCTTCTGCAGGGAGGTCATCAGCAGCCGGGTGGAGACCACGAAGACTTTGGCCAGagccattgctgctgctgagcagcccccCCGTGCCTGGGTCCTCGTCACTGGCGTAG GTTATTACcgccccagccccacagctgagTACACTGAGGACAGTCCAGGAGGGGATTTTGACTTCTTCTCTCGCCTGGTGAGCTcctgggaggctgcagctgtCATCCCTGGGAGCCCAGCTCGTGGTGTTGTGGTCAGATCAG GTGTGGTGCTGGGTCGAGACGGTGGTGCAATCTCTCAGATGCTCTTGCCTTTCCGTCTGGGACTTGGAGGCCCCATGGGCTCCGGTCTCCAGCCCTTCCCGTGGATCCACATCCAGGACCTGTCTGGGATTTTGTGTCATGCCCTGGAGAAAGATTCTGTGCGAGGCATCCTCAACGGTGTGGCGCCATCCTCCGCTGGCACGTGCAATGGCTCCTTTGCGCGGGAGCT gggggcggcgctGGGCCGGCCGGCGCTGCTGCCGGTGCCCGCCTGGGCCGTGCGCGCCGCCTTCGGGCCGGAGcgggcgctgctgctgctggagggacagCGGGTGCTGCCGCAGCGCACCCTGCAGAGCGGCTACCGCTTCCTCTTCCCGGAGCTGCCTGCAGCGCTGAGGAACATCGTGGCTTAA
- the LOC101806455 gene encoding olfactory receptor 1019-like produces the protein MSYVSYISLFVLFFYNCFSRQTICNLLHPVFLVEHHLKAKMENHTRISEFTLAGFKSQPGSQVLLSVLFSTMYIVTVVGNICMILIIRMDSSLHTPMYFFLENLSTLDICYSSVITPRATLAFLLGRRSISYNGCASQMFFFSLFGTTEAFFLAVMAYDRFTAVCNPLLYQVIMSRRLCVLMVMGSYLSGCINCTIQTSFTFSLSFCGHTEINHFFCEVAAVIHASCSDTLVNELIMLAVCGSIIVGTALVVFISYGYIIITIVQMPSAESRHKAFSTCSSHMITICLFFGTVFFMYAQPGAAASSNKTNTISVFYTIVIPMLNPFIYTLRNREVKRSLKKQLKRKGFF, from the coding sequence ATGTCTTATGTTTCATATATCTCATTGTTTGTCTTATTTTTCTATAATTGCTTCTCCAGGCAAACTATCTGCAATCTACTGCATCCTGTTTTCCTTGTGGAACATCATCTGAAAGCAAAGATGGAAAACCACACCAGGATAAGTGAGTTCACTTTGGCTGGGTTCAAATCCCAGCCAGGGTCACAAGTCCTCCTCTCGGTTCTCTTCTCCACCATGTACATTGTCACTGTAGTGGGAAACATCTGCATGATTCTCATCATCAGGATGGACTCCAGCTTGCACACTCCAATGTACTTCTTCCTGGAGAACCTGTCCACCTTGGACATCTGTTATTCCTCTGTCATCACTCCCAGGGCAACACTGGCATTCTTACTGGGCAGAAGAAGCATTTCCTACAATGGCTGTGCCTCTCAGATgttcttcttctctctctttggCACAACAGAAGCGTTCTTCCTGGCCGTGATGGCTTACGATCGCTTCACGGCCGTCTGCAACCCCCTGCTCTACCAAGTCATTATGAGCAGAAGACTTTGTGTTCTCATGGTGATGGGCTCTTATCTGTCAGGCTGCATCAACTGCACCATCCAGACAAGCTTCACGTTCAGTTTGTCCTTTTGTGGGCACACAGAAATCAACCACTTCTTCTGTGAGGTTGCTGCAGTGATCCACGCCTCCTGTTCCGACACTCTTGTCAATGAACTCATCATGCTGGCCGTGTGTGGATCAATCATTGTGGGCACTGCCTTGGTGGTTTTTATCTCCTATGGTTATATTATCATCACAATAGTCCAAATGCCTTCAGCTGAAAGCAGGCACAAGGCCTTCTCCACCTGCTCTTCTCACATGATAACAATCTGCTTGTTCTTTGGGACAGTGTTCTTCATGTatgctcagcctggagctgcagcttcatccaacaaaaccaacaccaTCTCAGTCTTCTATACAATTGTTATTCCCATGCTAAACCCTTTCATTTACACCCTCCGAAACAGGGAGGTAAAAAGGTCTCtgaaaaaacagttaaaaaggaaagggtttttttag